A segment of the Pan paniscus chromosome 9, NHGRI_mPanPan1-v2.0_pri, whole genome shotgun sequence genome:
ATGCCTCATCAACTGCCAAGCCTCTGTCTGTCTCCCTTAGATCAGTAGCCCATGATCCCTTTACGAACCTCAGCCTCGGCTctgcttttattgtttttcactGCATAGCGCTGCCTTTGCTATGTCCTTTAGTTCACCATCTATGAATTGGCAAGAAAAATTttcctgccaggcacagtggctcactcctgtgctcccagcactttgggaggctgaagtgggagcattgcttgagcccagaagtttgagaccagcctgggcaacatagagagaccccatctctacacaaaatttaaacaaaaattaaaaaattagccgggtgtgatggcgcttgtgtgtagttccagctacttcagaagctaaggtaggaggatcacttgagccccagagttcaaggctgcagtaagctgtgtttgcaccactgcatgccatcttggctcactgtaacctccgcctccccagttaaggtgattctcctgccttagcctcctgagtagctgggattataagtgtgcatcaccatgcctgtagacagagcaagaccctatctcaagcaaagaaacccaaaataattatgattttccCAACAAAATGCAGGCAATGGTCCCTATGGTCCCAAAAGTAATATAGATGTTTCATATCATGTGATTTTATTCCTTAGTAACCTTCCTTTCTATGAAATCATCTCTAAGAGGGCTAAATGATCCTTTCTTGTGGACTGTGTTGTTAAAATGAAAAGTCCATTTTGCTGATACGTAATCTACCtttccatgtaattttttttaaaatcctttaataGCTCTACAGATGTGAGCCCTGTAGATTCTTTGTCTCAGACAGTTCTTTCTCTTgtattttctctaatatttttttcctgcattttttgtttctgtttgtttcttgtcAAATTGACATCAATGCTTTTCTCCTTACTCACCCTTCCAGCTGTCTCCCCAAGTGGGGTAGATTCCCAGTGTTGCTTGGAGAACATTCCTACAGTCCCAGAGCCACACACAGACCAGGTGTGGGTGTGTGAAGGCTCACAAGTGATTGCAGTTAGATATTTCCAGATTCTTCTTTGTAAATGCTGATCAGTTTGCATAACCACCAGCAAAGAAGAGAATACCTCTTTCAATCTTTGACAATCTGAGAAGTGAAAAGTGGTATCTCTTATTGTTTATAGTAACGTTTacagggtgtttttttttgttttttttttttagggctttctatttattcaattattattatttgagacagagtgttgctctattacccaggttagagtgcagtggcacaatctcggctcactacaacttgtgcctccagggttcaagcgattctcctgcctcagccttcccagtagctaggattacaggcacctgccaccacgcccaactactttttgtatttttagtagagacagggttttaccatgttggccaggctggtctcaaactcctgacgtcaagtgatctgcctgcctcggcctcccaaagtgctgggattacacgcatgagccaccgtggctggcctatttatttgattatatcatctgcaaatagtgatacttctccctcctttccaatttgtgtATCTCCATAATACATCTCGTGACTCTAGCTGAGTTGGCTAATGCCCCAGAACAATGTAGATAACATTGGCAATCAAGGTTGTCCTTGCCATGTTTTGACTTTAATTGGAGTGCTTCTAGCACTGCCTCGGTAAACATGATACTGAGTTTTGGAGGTCAGGGAAATATTTAGCTGCTCATAtgttattgagagttttttaaaaatcaagaatagaTGTTGAAATATCTCATCTATTAACATGGCAACTTATTATGAGATCCTCTAATTTAGAGTCATCCTGGCATTCATGAAACAAAAACCCTTTTGTGtttatcaattattattttaatgtgctgctggattttgtttgcttatttgtgcatctccatttgtttatttaattcatCCTTGCATCTCCATACGTAAGAGATATGAATGTGTATATGTGAGGTATTTCTGTTATGTTTTCATAACAGTGTTCTGTTTGTTCCATCAAGTTTGTGTGAGAGCTGTTCTCGTTTCTCTGCTGGGGCAGTGTTTACACAGAGAATTGGAAGGCGCTGTCCATCAAGCCGCCGCAACACCCCTGGACATCTGGGCCAGATGCCTTTGTGTGGAGGGGAAAGGGGAGCAGGACCTTTCTTTCACAACATTCtctagtttttctgtttctgatttcTTGTTTTTTGCAATCCATTTTGGTAAATCCTATTTTTGTAGCAAATTATCCATTTCATCCATAGAATTCACCAAGCCCTTACCAATTTAGTGTTTTCTTGGTATTTTACCCATGCTGCAATTTCagttttgatttccttttctgaCCTCATAATTGGTTAACAATGAGTTTTTtcggctgagcacggtggctcccgcctgtaatcccagcactttgggaggccgaggcgggtggatcacttgaggtcagagaccagtctggccaacatggtgaaaccctctctactaaaagtacaaaaattagccaggcatggtggcacgtgcctgtaatcccagctactcggggctgaggcaggagaatcgcttgaacccaggaggtggaggttgcagtgagctgagatcgcgccactgcactgcagcctggacgacagagggagaccctgtctcaaaaaaaaaaaaaagaatgaggtttttttctttgtgaccTACCATATGGAAaggtttgtatatattttatggcaTTGTTTGGGAAAAATGCAAACTGTGTGCTTCCTATGCTCTCACATCACCACAATCATGACCACAGAAGAGTTCTGTGATCAAATGTGTTGGGTTTcttccccacacaccaagcagcaGACACCTGCTGGGTGTCCTCTGATTTAATTCCAACACTATTTACCCAGAGATAGCATCAGATTCCATGAGTTGAGGGCTGAGTCCCCAAGCCTGCCTCCCTTCAGGCACTAGTTCAGTCCCAAATCTGCCTCCCCACTTTCAGGCACTAGCTGCAGGTCGGGGCCTCAGGCCTCCAGAATTTCTGACCAACTGGCTCCAGGTAGGGGTTTCCATAACTCCCTCTTTGGGCTCAGTTTGCTGGAGTGGCTCACAGAGCTCAGGATAacacatttaccagtttattacaaAGGATGTTACAAAGGGTACAGATGAACAGGTGCATAGGGCGAGGTGTAGGAGAAGGAGCATGGAGTTTCCATGCCCTCCCCGGGCGTGCCACCCTCCAGGAGCCTccagagctgagatcgcgccactgcactccagcctgggtgacagagtgagactctttctcaaacaaaacaaaaccaaaatatctCCTGTTACAGATACACATTTCTGTCTTATCCTCTTCACCTTTCTTTATGAACATTGTTGGTATGTTCAATGGAATTAGGGAAATTAGTTGGGAAATGTTGGCAGTTGTTGGACAAGAGATGATAGTGGCTTAGAAAGAAAATGTTGCAGGTAGACCTTCCATGACTTGGTAATGGATTGATTACTAGGTATATTAATCCAGGttcatactgctgtaaagaactgcccgagactaggtaacttataaaggaaagaggtttaattgactcacggttcacagcatggctggggaggcctcaggaaacttacaatcatggcagaaggtgaaagagaagcaaggcatcttcttcacaaggcagcaggaaggagaagtgttaAGCGAAGCAGggagagccccttataaaaccatcagacctcgccgggtgcggtggctcatgcctgtaatcccagcactttgggaggccaaggtgggcggatcatgaggtcaggagatcaagaccatcctggctaacatggtgaaactccatctctactaaaaatacaaaaaattagctgggtgtggtggcaggcacctgtagtcccagctacttgggaggctgaggcaggagaatggtgtgaacctgggaagtggagcttgcagtgagcagagatcacgccactgcactccagtctgggcaacagagcgagactcagtctcaaaaaaaaaaaaaaaaaataggtggaaTTGAATTGAGGCGGTCAGTGAACAGTCAGGAACATTGGAAGGCTCATCCATGTGGATGTGCACAAGGAGGtgacaggaggaggagaagaggaggcagTGATGGGGAACTGAGAGGAGTGTCAGAGGACAGTAGAGACAGCAAAGAGGAGGGTTGTGGCTTGATGGCATGGTCTTCCTAGAAGCCGGGGTTTTGAAGAGAGGAGATCTAGGCATGATTTAGAAGCATGAAGGGACCAGGCTCCCAGGCACCTGGTGTGTGAAAGGAAAAACAGCCTCCCTAGGCAGGATTCTATCAGGACCAAAGGGAAAGGGCCCTTCAGAGAAGACAGCCCATGTTCCAGAAAGCATGTGAAAGGCTTTGGGAGGTCTGGAAAGGAGATGAGGGTCAACAAGAATGTATTGCCTCATCCGGGCAGTGCGCTGGACACGCAGATGCGCTTGGGAGCCAGCGGTCCCTGCCTTGGCTGCTTGTGGTCTGATGGAGCAGTTGAGGCACAGTGGTGGCAGCTGGCTAAGCACCTGCGGCCTGCTTCGGATCTGGACTAATTCTGAGGGCCGGCTCTCCTGGGCACCAGGGTTAGGGGGTTACGGGGAGTATGTGAGTAACGCCTGCTTTGGGAACATAaaccccctcccccgcccccatgTGCGCTGTGACCCATGCCCTCGCAGTCCTTTCTCTGGAATCATCCATGCGCCCCTGGAGCAAGCTGGGGCGTCTGTGAAGGGGTGGGTGAGAAGGAGCTGAGGTTGCGCCCGCCCTGCAGTCACCTGCTCTCCCCTTTTCCCCGCCCCTGCCCTCCTAGACACCATCCGGAAGATGAAGAACGATTTCCGGAAGATGGAGGATGAGATGGACCGGCTGGCCACCAACATGGCAGTGATCACCGACTTCAGCGCTCGCATCAGCGCCACGCTGCAGGACCGCCACGAGCGCATCACCAAGCTGGCAGGTGGGCGCTGCCGGGCAGGGCCTGCAGTGGGCCTTTCCTGGGGCTCTGGGGCTAACGTCACCCTCCGTCCCCCAGGGGTCCACGCGCTGCTGCGGAAGCTGCAGTTCCTCTTTGAGCTGCCCTCGCGCCTCACCAAATGCGTGGAACTGGGCGCCTATGGGCAGGCGGTGCGCTACCAGGGCCGCGCGCAGGCCGTGCTGCAGCAGTACCAACACCTGCCCTCGTTCCGCGCCATCCAGGACGACTGCCAGGTCATCACGGCCCGCCTGGCCCAGCAGCTGCGGCAGCGCTTTAGGTGTGGCCCCTCTGCCCTGACCCCAGCGCTCCCGCCAGCCCCGAGCCCCATCTGTGCCCGGCTCCTGGGCCCTCCTGGAGCTGTCGCCCTGCCCTGTGTGTGCTTTGCTTTCCTGCTCCTGCCCCATCCACCGGCAGCCCCGGCCCTGCCCTTCACTACCTCTCCCTCGTGCAGGGAGGGCGGCTCAGGCGCCCCGGAGCAGGCAGAGTGCGTGGAGCTGCTGCTGGCCCTGGGCGAGCCTGCGGAGGAGCTGTGCGAGGAGTTCCTGGCGCACGCCCGCGGCCGGCTGGAGAAGGAGCTGAGAAGCCTGGAGGCCGAGCTGGGGCCCTCACCTCCGGCTCCCGACGTGTTAGAGTTCACCGACCATGGAGGCAGTGGCTTCGTGGGCGGCCTCTGCCAGGTGGCGGCGGCCTACCAGGAGCTGTTTGCGGCCCAGGGCCCAGCAGGTGCCGAGAAGCTGGCGGCCTTCGCCCGGGAGCTGGGCAGCCGCTATTTTGCGCTGGTGGAGCGGCGGCTGGCGCAGGAGCAGGGTGGTGGTGACAACTCACTGCTGGTGCGGGCGCTGGACCGCTTCCACCGGCGCTTGCGGGCTCCCGGGGCCCTGCTGGCCGCTGCCGGGCTCGCAGACGCTGCCACGGAGATCGTGGAACGAGTGGCCCGCGAGCGCCTGGGCCACCACCTGCAGGGTCTCCGGGCGGCCTTCCTGGGCTGCCTGACAGACGTCCGCCAGGCCCTGGCAGCACCTCGCGTGGCTGGGAAGGAGGGCCCTGGCCTGGCCGAGTTGCTGGCCAATGTGGCCAGCTCCATCCTGAGCCACATTAAGGCCTCTCTGGCAGCAGTGCACCTTTTCACCGCCAAAGAGGTGTCCTTCTCCAACAAGCCCTACTTCCGGGTACGCCTCCTCTTGGGTGTTCCTTGTTCAACCTGCTGGTTGACCCTCCAAAACCTTTTATACCAGTGCTTGGGAAACTGGGGAAACCAGGCACTCTGGGTGTGGTTTCAGGTTCTTATGCACGGTCTGGGGGGTGGGGAAGGCTCAGGGCATCTGCAGCTGGGCTGAgaagcagggcatggtggggtCCCCAGTGTTGGCTTTCTCTGCCCCCACTCAGGGAAGCTGCTCCGGGGTACTTAGAATGTAGGATGATGCTGTCCCTTGCAGAGGGGGCTGGGGCACTTAGAGCCCCAGCAGAGGGTCATTAACAGCCCTACCTGGAAGAGGGGACCTGCTGTGGACCTGGGCACCTTCTCTTGCAGGGTGAGTTCTGCAGTCAGGGTGTCCGTGAGGGCCTCATCGTGGGCTTCATCCACTCTATGTGCCAGACGGCTCAGAGCTTCTGCGACAGCCCTGGGGAGAAGGGGGGTGCCACACCACCTGCCCTGCTCCTGCTGCTCTCCCGCCTCTGCCTGGACTACGAGACGGCCACCATCTCCTACATCCTCACTCTCACTGATGAACAGTTTCTGGTGCAGGTGAAGCACTAGCTCCTAGCCGGGTGGGGAATGGTATTGCTGGGAATGCAGGTGGCTGGACAGTGCCCTCATGGCCAGACCGCAGACCAGCTGCCTGTGTGTaccgcagcctccaccttgcCCAATCTGTGCCCAGCTCCTGGTTGGCAGTGGCCCCTGAGCTGCCCCCGCCATACCCACTCCCTCTGTCCTCTGCCTCCTTGGCTCAGGATCAGTTCCCAGTGACGCCCGTGAGCACACTGTGTGCAGAGGCCAGGGAAACGGCGCGGCGGCTGCTGACCCACTACGTGAAGGTGCAGGGCCTGGTCATATCACAGATGCTGCGCAAGAGCGTGGAGACTCGCGACTGGCTCAGCACTCTGGAGCCTCGGAATGTGCGGGCCGTCATGAAGCGGGTGGTGGAGGATACCACCGCCATCGACGTGCaggtgctgcccaggctggccggGGTAGCCCTGACGCAGGCTGGGGGTACTGTCCCTTCAAGAGGGGCTGGGGCAGCAGAGGATCACTAGCAGTCCCTGCCTGGAGGAGGGGACATGTGTATCTGGGCTTCTCACGGGGCCAGTTCTGTAGCCAGGGCGTCCGTGAGGGAACCCCAGGGGAACAAGTCTCCAAGGATGAAGACCAAAGGGGCTGGGGAGTGCCTATGTCCACGGTCTTGTTCCTCCTCAGCCCAGGATTATGACATCTTCGCCCCTATTTTACCTGTGGAGAAGCAGAGGCTCAGGGTTACCCAGGAAGTCAGGGCAGGGTTGGTGCTGGTGCTGAAGATTAGACCTCAGACCAACTCTTGTATCCTGCCTTTGCCCCACTCCACTGGTTCTATAAATAGCGACCATGTACCTACTAAATAGCGGGCCCCGCAGTGATTACCCTGTGATCCTTGTGATGCTTGAGTAGCTGACTTAGGGCATCCTCAGCGCCGATGGGCTGGTGGTTTCCCCTGACTCGGGGCTCCTTGCAGTACCTCTTTTTACCACCAGGTGGGGCTCCTGTACGAAGAGGGTGTTCGCAAGGCCCAGAGCAGCGACTCCAGCAAGAGGACCTTCTCCGTGTACAGCAGCTCTCGGCAGCAGGGCCGCTACGCCCCCAGCTATACCCCCAGGTCTGGCTGGTCAGGGGAGCCCCAGGGGGAAGGGACAAAAGAGGGCGAAGGTGCAGGGCGGGCTCTGATTCCTTGTCTTCCCCAATCCAGTGCCCCGATGGACACCAACCTCTTGAGCAATATCCAGAAGCTATTCTCTGAACGTATTGATGTGTTCAGCCCTGTGGAGTTCAACAAGGTCCGACTTCCAACGTGACTCAGACTTCCAGGGATCCCGGGGAGGGTTGGCTGGAGCAGCCCCACACCTGCCCAAGGAGCCCCAGGACTCTGTGACCAACTGGGGGTGACCCTGACCCTCCAGTCTCTGTCTGTAGGGCTGTTTTTAGGTAGTACAGAGTGCCCTGCCTCCAAATCCCACAGCCCTTGTCCCAGTCTTGGTGTGTGCCCAGCCTGAGTCTGGGTGCTGACCTGGGATTACTGTTTGCCCTTGTCCTTATCCCCACAGTAGTCTTGGGTCCTCCCCAGGGTTTTCTGTTCACCCATGGTCCCTGCCCCGCCTCACTCCAAGCTCAGGGATGCCTCTGATTGCTGGGCCCTACCTGTCCCCTGCCCTCCAGATGACGGCGCTAACATTGTATCCCTCCCCTCTTATCTGGCCCTGGAGACTTTCTGCCTCATCCCAGCTACTTCCATCGTATGTCTCCCGGGCCCCTGCTTGGAACTTGGGTGTCCcccacacacacctgcagtccccaAGCTGCATCCCTGTGTCCCTGCCTGCAGGTGTCGGTGCTGACCGGCATCATCAAGATCAGCCTGAAGACGCTGCTGGAGTGTGTGCGGCTGCGCACCTTTGGGCGCTTCGGGCTGCAGCAGGTGCAAGTGGACTGCCACTTTCTGCAGCTCTACCTGTGGCGTTTTGTGGCCGACGAAGAACTCGTGCACTTGCTGCTGGACGAAGTGGTGGCCTCTGCTGCCCTGCGCTGCCCAGACCCTGTGCCCATGGAGCCCAGTGTGGTCGAGGTCATCTGCGAGCGCGGCTAGGCGCAGCCGCTGCCATGCACCTGTCTGTCCCTGCACCCCATGGCACCCAGGATCTGGTCTCGGTGGTCCTTCCCCGCAGGCAGGTGTCAGGACCGGCCTAATAAACATGTGTGGCCTCCTCCTCTCGCTTGCTGGGCGGGCCTTTCCGGGGGCGGGGTTTTGAAGCTGAGGCTTCTGAGGCGCCCGCGTCGGGTCCGCCCCCGAGCGCCGATTGGCTGGTGTGCTGGGCCCAGCATGGGCAGGGGGCGGTTCCACTTAAAAACCCTGGGACAAGAGCGGTCCTTGTCTGCGTTCCGTGTCCAGGCAGGTGCAGGCGCCGCGGGGCCGGATCCTCCGCGCGGCCGAGTCCATCTCCTGGGAAATGGGGCGGACAGTGTTTCCTTGACCGACTATTGTGAGCGCCCTCTCTCTCCGGCGGAGCGGAGACCATGGCCCCCACTCAGGGCCCCCGGGCCCCGCTGGAATTCGGAGGGCCCCTGGGTAATGGGGCAGAGAGAGGGGACCTGGGGCAAAGGCTAAGCGAAGGAGAGCTGGAGCGGGTGAACTAAGAGCGGGGGCGAGATCTGAGGATGGAAGGCTTTGGGGGTGTCGGAGGCAGAGGGACCCGGGGGTTTGCAGCGAAGGGTGTCTGGAGAGGGAGAGCTGAGGAGGGGCCGGTTCTGGGGGCTGCAGAACGGGGATTTATGGTGTCGactgggagcaggaggagggtCTTCGAGGGGCCTGGGGGCGGGGGACTAAGATGGACGCCTGGGAAGGGAACTGGGAGGCAGCGGGGTGCCTGGGGGCCGAGGGCTGAGGACGGGGTGCGGAGGCGCACTCTGGGAACGCCGAGAGGGTCCCGCAGAGACGTCAGGGCGCCCGTGCGGGCCGGCGGGGAGCTGGGGGGCTAGGGGCGGACGCCCGACGTGATGGCCCTTCCCGCAGGCGCCGCGGctctgctactgctgctgcccGCCACCATGTTCCACCTGCTCCTGGCGGCCCGTTCGGGCCCCGCGCGCCTGCTGGGTCCACCCGCGTCCCTGCCCGGGCTGGAGGCGCTGTGGAGCCCACGGGCGCTGCTGCTGTGGCTCGCCTGGCTCGGCCTGCAGGCGGCGCTCTACCTACTGCCGGCGCGCAAGGTGCGGGCCCCGCTCGCGGACGCTCGGGGGAGGGAAGCGAATGGGCTCGGCGAGGGAAAGGACGCCCTGGGCCTTATCAGAGCCCCCTTGGACCCGCAGGTGGCCGAGGGGCAGGAATTGAAGGACAAGAGTCGCCTGCGCTATCCTATTAACGGTGCCTAGGGGACGGGCCCTCGCGCTGGAGTTAAGCGGCCGGGGGTGGAGCTCCAGGCCTAGCGGGGAGGTCCACGGAGATTGGCCCCCACCCCAGGCTCCTTTGTGTGCCTCTGTTACGCCCAGGACAGACGCCGGGGGCTCTCCCTAAGCCCCTCGTCCCCACAGCCTTACCCCATTTACTGCTACTCCGTGCACCACAGCAGTGGCTGGGGTGATCCTCTGAAGGCCAGGGTGGCAGCCTAATGCTTGGGGCAGGGTCTGTGGCCCCCCTGAGTTTTGGGCTCTGCGTGTGTTTGCGGGGTGGGGATGTGGAGGCGCGCAGCCCCAGGGCTCACTGTGCGCTGTGGTTCAGGCTTCCAGGCCCTGGTGCTGACAGCCCTGTTGGTGGGGCTGGGGATGTCAGCGGGGCTGCCTCTGGGGGCGCTCCCGGAAATGCTCCTGCCCTTGGCGTTTGTCGCCACCCTCACCGCTTTCATCTTCAGCCTCTTTCTCTACATGAAGGCGCAGGTAGCCCCAGTTTCGGCCCTGGCACCTGGGGGGAACTCAGGTGAGAGGTGTCCTGgggtggagatggaggcagattGGGGCGTCTGCCTGTACATTCACTCTCCAATGTTCTCCAGGCAATCCGATTTACGACTTTTTTCTGGGACGAGAGCTCAACCCTCGTATCTGTTTCTTCGACTTCAAATATTTCTGTGAACTGCGACCCGGCCTCATCGGCTGGGTATGTTGGGCTTGACTGAGCTGGCCTCAGGCCAGGGGGAGGGTTAGGGTGGGTGAGCAGCGcttgggcagggcagggccaaaaCTGTGCAGGTGCGAGTCATTAACCATTCAtattccacaaacatttgttCAATCCACCTGTGCCTAGGTACTGGGagacaaaaataaagttagaGGCAAAAAAACATCTTTGCTGCAGAGAGCCTACATTCTGgtgggaaagacagaaaaaaaataagtaaaatatatacagCATGTCAGGGATGACGTTAGGAGAGCACGTGCAATTCTCAACAGCAGTCAAGCACAGAATCTATTTCCAGGGAGTGACCGCATGCTGCTTGATGGTCAAGGCAGTGCAGAACCTGAAATTGATCGCTGGGGTTAGCAACCTACCCGTCACTAGTGGCCTTGACAACATTCCAACTGTGATCTCTGGTTCTGTGGCCAAGATTACCCAAAGAAACTCTTGGGCAAGGCCTCTCCTGTCGCCCTGGAAATTATCTTACCAGAGGCAGGAGTGCCAGGTGCCCACCCTGGATCTGGGTCCTGGCCTGATGACAGGCACATCTGAGGACACTTCCTCATCTTTGAAATGGGATAAAATTAAAGCTTTCTCCTAAGATTACTGGGAAGATTAGAAGAGGtaatctttatgatagaacagaGCTCAGTGTCAAATGCAGGCGCCCAGCACAGGCTTGCTTCGGCTAGCCACCACTGAGCACGTACCACTTGCCAGGGACGCTATGGAGGGCTTCAAACACGATGATGCCATTGAGTCATGACAGGCCcatgattatccccatttttcacaCAGGGGTGGGGGAAAGTAGGCTGTGGAGAGGGCAAGCAACCTGCCCAAGTGATGATGCTGAGATCTTAAAACAGGTCTGTTTGAGCACTGAAGCCTTAGCCCGAAAGGGCTTAGGACAGACAAGGCAAGAAGAAACAGGCTGCGGGCACCTCCCTGTCCACAGTCTCTGTCCTTGGGTCTAGGGCCTGGATCCACTTAAGAGCTGGAGTGTAACTGACAGTTGAGAAGGGCAGAGGCTGGCCACTGCTCTGCCCAAGGCTGCCACTTCTGTGGAGACTATTGCCTTGTTCCCTCTCCCCCAGGTCCTCATCAACCTGGCCCTGTTGATGAAGGAGGCAGAGCTTCAGGGCAGTCCCTCACTGGCCATGTGGCTGGTCAATGGCTTCCAGTTGCTCTACGTGGGTGATGCCCTCTGGCACGAGGTGAGGCTGGACTGGACGAGGGTGGGTGTCTGAGGGCTGCATAGGGACTAAGCCAGTGTGTCTGGGTCTTGTCCCTGCAGGAGGCCATCCTCACCACCATGGATATCACACATGACGGGTTTGGCTTCATGCTGGCGTTTGGGGACATAGCCTGGGTGCCCTTCACCTACAGTCTGCAGGCCCAGTTCCTGCTGCACCACCCGCAGCCCCTGGGGTTGCCCATGGCCTCTGTCATCTGCCTCATCAATGGTCAGTCAGGAAGGGGCAGCAGGCTGGACTCATCTTCCCCCTATCCCTTTGATTCATGCTCTGTTTACACGCACCACCACATAGGTGCTAACCCCCAGGGTTCTCTAAAGCCAGGGCAGGGTCCTGGGGGTCCAGGCAGAGTCTGGGCTGCACACAAGTTGGGCAGATGTTTGGGGTCAGGCAGGAGGCTGCAACCCTTGACCTTGACCACCGGTTCACACTCTCTCACCAGCTATTGGTTACTACATCTTCCGTGGGGCGAATTCCCAGAAAAACACTTTCCGAAAGAATCCTTCTGACCCCAGAGTGGCTGGTGAGCTGGGTCTCTAGGGCCATGGGTGAGGTGGGGCAGCTGGGCTTCCTGGGAACTCTCCACCCTGCTGTCTTTCCCCAGGGCTTGAGACCATCTCTACAGCCACAGGGCGGAAACTGC
Coding sequences within it:
- the TM7SF2 gene encoding delta(14)-sterol reductase TM7SF2 isoform X9; its protein translation is MAPRIWSRWSFPAGRCQDRPNKHVWPPPLACWAGLSGGGVLKLRLLRRPRRVRPRAPIGWCAGPSMGRGRFHLKTLGQERSLSAFRVQAGAGAAGPDPPRGRVHLLGNGADSVSLTDYCAAALLLLLPATMFHLLLAARSGPARLLGPPASLPGLEALWSPRALLLWLAWLGLQAALYLLPARKVAEGQELKDKSRLRYPINGFQALVLTALLVGLGMSAGLPLGALPEMLLPLAFVATLTAFIFSLFLYMKAQVAPVSALAPGGNSGNPIYDFFLGRELNPRICFFDFKYFCELRPGLIGWVLINLALLMKEAELQGSPSLAMWLVNGFQLLYVGDALWHEEAILTTMDITHDGFGFMLAFGDIAWVPFTYSLQAQFLLHHPQPLGLPMASVICLINAIGYYIFRGANSQKNTFRKNPSDPRVAGLETISTATGRKLLVSGWWGMVRHPNYLGDLIMALAWSLPCGVSHLLPYFYLLYFTALLVHREARDERQCLQKYGLAWQEYCRRVPYRIMPYIY
- the TM7SF2 gene encoding delta(14)-sterol reductase TM7SF2 isoform X2 — translated: MGRGRFHLKTLGQERSLSAFRVQAGAGAAGPDPPRGRVHLLGNGADSVSLTDYCAAALLLLLPATMFHLLLAARSGPARLLGPPASLPGLEALWSPRALLLWLAWLGLQAALYLLPARKVAEGQELKDKSRLRYPINGFQALVLTALLVGLGMSAGLPLGALPEMLLPLAFVATLTAFIFSLFLYMKAQVAPVSALAPGGNSGNPIYDFFLGRELNPRICFFDFKYFCELRPGLIGWVLINLALLMKEAELQGSPSLAMWLVNGFQLLYVGDALWHEEAILTTMDITHDGFGFMLAFGDIAWVPFTYSLQAQFLLHHPQPLGLPMASVICLINAIGYYIFRGANSQKNTFRKNPSDPRVAGLETISTATGRKLLVSGWWGMVRHPNYLGDLIMALAWSLPCDPGAFAAEPRCPHEP
- the TM7SF2 gene encoding delta(14)-sterol reductase TM7SF2 isoform X1, which encodes MGRGRFHLKTLGQERSLSAFRVQAGAGAAGPDPPRGRVHLLGNGADSVSLTDYCAAALLLLLPATMFHLLLAARSGPARLLGPPASLPGLEALWSPRALLLWLAWLGLQAALYLLPARKVAEGQELKDKSRLRYPINGFQALVLTALLVGLGMSAGLPLGALPEMLLPLAFVATLTAFIFSLFLYMKAQVAPVSALAPGGNSGNPIYDFFLGRELNPRICFFDFKYFCELRPGLIGWVLINLALLMKEAELQGSPSLAMWLVNGFQLLYVGDALWHEEAILTTMDITHDGFGFMLAFGDIAWVPFTYSLQAQFLLHHPQPLGLPMASVICLINGLETISTATGRKLLVSGWWGMVRHPNYLGDLIMALAWSLPCGVSHLLPYFYLLYFTALLVHREARDERQCLQKYGLAWQEYCRRVPYRIMPYIY
- the TM7SF2 gene encoding delta(14)-sterol reductase TM7SF2 isoform X3, with the protein product MGRGRFHLKTLGQERSLSAFRVQAGAGAAGPDPPRGRVHLLGNGADSVSLTDYCAAALLLLLPATMFHLLLAARSGPARLLGPPASLPGLEALWSPRALLLWLAWLGLQAALYLLPARKVAEGQELKDKSRLRYPINGNPIYDFFLGRELNPRICFFDFKYFCELRPGLIGWVLINLALLMKEAELQGSPSLAMWLVNGFQLLYVGDALWHEEAILTTMDITHDGFGFMLAFGDIAWVPFTYSLQAQFLLHHPQPLGLPMASVICLINAIGYYIFRGANSQKNTFRKNPSDPRVAGLETISTATGRKLLVSGWWGMVRHPNYLGDLIMALAWSLPCGVSHLLPYFYLLYFTALLVHREARDERQCLQKYGLAWQEYCRRVPYRIMPYIY
- the TM7SF2 gene encoding delta(14)-sterol reductase TM7SF2 isoform X4, whose translation is MGRGRFHLKTLGQERSLSAFRVQAGAGAAGPDPPRGRVHLLGNGADSVSLTDYCAAALLLLLPATMFHLLLAARSGPARLLGPPASLPGLEALWSPRALLLWLAWLGLQAALYLLPARKVAEGQELKDKSRLRYPINGFQALVLTALLVGLGMSAGLPLGALPEMLLPLAFVATLTAFIFSLFLYMKAQVAPVSALAPGGNSGNPIYDFFLGRELNPRICFFDFKYFCELRPGLIGWVLINLALLMKEAELQGSPSLAMWLVNGFQLLYVGDALWHEEAILTTMDITHDGFGFMLAFGDIAWVPFTYSLQAQFLLHHPQPLGLPMASVICLINGLETISTATGRKLLVSGWWGMVRHPNYLGDLIMALAWSLPCDPGAFAAEPRCPHEP
- the TM7SF2 gene encoding delta(14)-sterol reductase TM7SF2 isoform X8; translation: MAPTQGPRAPLEFGGPLGAAALLLLLPATMFHLLLAARSGPARLLGPPASLPGLEALWSPRALLLWLAWLGLQAALYLLPARKVAEGQELKDKSRLRYPINGNPIYDFFLGRELNPRICFFDFKYFCELRPGLIGWVLINLALLMKEAELQGSPSLAMWLVNGFQLLYVGDALWHEEAILTTMDITHDGFGFMLAFGDIAWVPFTYSLQAQFLLHHPQPLGLPMASVICLINAIGYYIFRGANSQKNTFRKNPSDPRVAGLETISTATGRKLLVSGWWGMVRHPNYLGDLIMALAWSLPCGVSHLLPYFYLLYFTALLVHREARDERQCLQKYGLAWQEYCRRVPYRIMPYIY